A stretch of DNA from Manihot esculenta cultivar AM560-2 chromosome 7, M.esculenta_v8, whole genome shotgun sequence:
acgttctctttcttgcaagtTTAGCCAATCACAGCACAACTTCATTCCATCCGCATTAGTTATAGTCTAAGGGAAAATTCTTAGGTGGATCCAGTCCAGTATAGACttaagaaatattaaaatggatttcatctatttttttataggaGAAcccatttatttatattttagtcCATGGTGAATCAGGTTCAGATAAGTATTTCCTGTagtctaaattataattttttataaatttaagaaaatttttttttctcaaagtgAACTTTAGATGGCAATAATATAAAGACGTAGAAGATaaaattctctttttttcttaGCCGGAAATCAACTTCAGTCCATCATCAGTCTACTTTTAAAAGGATTTGATTTCTTGCCTATATTTGCATTTAACACATTTTTGGACTATTTTTATACTAAgactataaatataaattgttttttaataaaaaattacaataatttgatcaaatatttattgaaatttaagttttttacCATTGTTTTTTCACAGGATTAAAATGAACTTCTTGAAAgttaattttgatttataattattttatatttcaagATTAAGTAAAGATTATTAATTGTAATTATTGTGATGAATGTGATATCAAATAGAAATTTTCTTCCGTGAGAAAAAGTTATTGTAAATCTATATAAATACTTGTATTCATCATTCCCTTCCTACctttgtattattttattttttgatattatattatttaaaaatttacaaacCCAATTCACCTGAATGATTTCAACACaacaaataatatttaaatatatattcaattaaatccatatatttttattcaaaaatcaaataaattcaatttaattttttttattagttaagtCTCTCTATTTTCACTTAAGGGATAAATAAGCTCTCACCCAAtataatgttatttttttaataataaaatattatttttttaatcataaaaatattttttatataataaaattttatttttataattttaaaattatttattatatctatatatttttaaaatttttttaattaaaatactaaaattttgatattttaaattataaaaaaatatattatattagaaTTTAAATTGATCTTATTTGCCTCTTGAATAAAATTATAGGGGCTGAATATGACTTATTTCTAATAATATTTAGTGTTTTAATATGGCTAaagtattataatttaaaatttgagagtAACCAAAATAAATAACGGTACTGAATAAAACCTATATATCTTCAAAAGTCAATATATTCTTAATTAGAATTTTGATTGGATTAAGAAAAATACAATTACTCTAAGTTCTCCATCTTTTATTATTCCTAACTTATCTTATATATACATgctaaaaaaaaagtatttatgtgggtattaattttttaattattaattaatgtattaaaataaatatattttcatatataattaataggTAAAAATTAATactcatataaatatatatttttaataattttatttatatatatatatatttagttgATTAATAgtacattaaaataataaaaagaaatctcACCTGACTTTTCTTGAAAAAATATCTCACCTCAATCAAAGGAGAGAGATAACGATAGAGGTTAAATCTAATTAAGATTTTGAATGCAATTAAAGCACTGTATTAACTCATAATGTCGTCATTTATTTGTACATTGATACACTTGTCTTCTCTCTACCAAGCCATTCTCACTCTTCATGCAAACACATGTCGccatttttatatttctttcctttcctttcctttgACTTCCTCCGCTCACTCTTCTGCAACTCCTCCTTAAAAACCCCATCAACGCCTCCACCTCTccatcactctctctctctctctctcgctctctTGCTATGAAGAATCCTTCCTCCATTGTTTCCCTTTCCtttcctctttctcttctttgtcTTCCTCTTTTAGCATATTCAGAGTGCACATGTGATCAAGATCCAGAAGAGAATGATAAGACCAAGACGATCAGATATAAGCTGGTGGCAATTTCCTCCATTCTCATCGCAAGTGCACTTGGTGTTACTATCCCCATTTGTGGAAAGAAAATTTCATCTTTAAacccagaaaagagttttttctTCCTCATAAAGGCCTTTTCTGCTGGTGTGATTCTCTCAACTGGGTTTGTTCACATATTCCCAGATGCATATGAGAGCTTAACAAGCCCTTGTCTTAAGGAAAAGCCATGGGGTGAGTTCCCATTTTCAGGTTTCGTAGCAATGGTGTCTGCAGTTATGACAATGATGATCGATTCATTTGCTACCAGTTATTATAGAAGGTTGCATTTTGAAAAGGCTTTGCCTGTGAGTGGAAATGAAGAGATGGAAAGAAAGCATGAGGGACATGTCCATGTTCATACCCATGCCTCCCATGGCCATGCTCATGGCTCTGCCTTAATTGCAGATGCTTCTTCGACGTCTAGTCATTTCAGGCATAGAATTGTATCACAGGTatgtgaacataaacatcatcactGCAATTTCAGGCCCAATTTAAGCAAGTACTTTTCTGTTTCTATTATATTCCACTGTTATTGATGCGTTGTGCTGGTTGAGAAGGTTTTGGAGTTGGGAATTTTGGTTCATTCAGTGATAATTGGGATATCATTGGGAGTTTCAGAAAGCATCAACACAATCAAACCCCTAATAGCAGCACTGACTTTCCATCAATTCTTTGAAGGCATGGGTCTTGGTGGATGCATTTCTCAGGTTCATTTCTTTTCTCGAGCTAAGTTAAACATTCTTACATTTTAACTTCAAAATTCTTTTAGCAAATATATTTTAACTctgaaaatagataaataatttttttaaaaatcatagaaataaaaataaaaataaaaatgaattggaTAACAAAAGGGGTTGTGCTAATATTGAATGGAAAATTGTTGTGCAGGCAAAATTCAAAGCTCAATCAATGGTGGTAATGGTGATATTTTACTCATTGACAACACCAATTGGAATAGGAATAGGGATGGGAATAACACAAAGTTATAATGAGAATAGTCCAACAGCTCTAATAGTGGAAGGAGTATTGAATTCAGCAGCTGCTGGGATATTAATTTACATGGCACTAGTTGATCTGCTTGCTGAAGATTTTATGAACCCTAAATTTCAATCCAATTTTAGGTTGCAGCTTGGTGCTAGCATTTCTGTTCTTGTTGGTATGGGTTGTATGTCCTTGCTAGCCAAATGGGCATAATCTCTGTTTAGTATTATTTTTAGGTTTTTTTTCTCCCCTTTTTTAGCAATATAAAAAGTTAAAGTTAGCTCAGTTCTTTTGAtagaatatcttttttttttttttgaaatgtatttggaattttttttttcaaaaagaaagaaagaaatttagAGTTCGGTGTAATTGTTTTCTTATTTgattatcatttaaaaatattcgaattgaaattatattaaaaaatattttggtgATTTTCATCTGAAAAAAATAGTTGGATTTTGCaaggttattattattaatttaaaagatttctaattaaattaaattttataattaataattaaattttaatttaaattaattgaaattgattatttcaaaaaaaattgattatattaatttttttctttatttgaaaaaaCTTTGACACGTCAGTCTTTCacctaattataaatataaattaaaggcTTTTTTAAATGTAGATTAATAGTATTTATAAGTaagaacaaaataataaaaatatatttacttttaatgattttaaaaagTAGCATGAAAGcgctttttaaaaatattttttaagaaattaatttattttttattatttaattgtaatataaaaataaaaatttaataaatttatgtataaaaaatttagttggATTAATaggattcttaaaattttaaaaaatatttttaaaaaaaatagtaaatattttttatcgactaattttataatattttaattattaaaaaatataaaaaaaattatataaaaaagtatttaaaattGTTTATCACTTACTCATTTTTTCACCATGTATTTAATGACTAATAAACGAAACAAGTTTATCCTTTTAACTCCTCCTCATTCAACGTGTCCTTTCAACACTCGAAGAAAATTTCAAACTTCAATGCTTTAGTGAATATATTGCAATTTGTTCTTCGCTCTTCACATGCTTCAGAACTACTTCTTTCTTATTGATACTTTCCCTTATAAAATGATATATTATGTCTATATGTTTACTCCTatcatgaaaaattaattttttagtgaaAGCAATTACTGATTTattgttaataaaaatatcagtaACTTCCTTTTGAGTAAAACCCAACATTTTTAATAATCTTCTTAATCAAATCCCATGACAAACACAAGATGCAGCTGTTATATACTCTACTTCATATGATGATAGAGTTACAATTGATTAATTCTTTGAACTCCAAGTAAAAGCTGAATTTTCTATGAAGAAAATAAAACTGGATGTGCTCTTTCGATCATCAATATCTCCATTCCAATCACTATTGCTATAaccaattaatttgaaattattttcagCATAATAAAACAAGGCATAATCTATTGCACTTTTGATGTACCGAAAAATCCTTTTTTCAACCTTCATATGAGTTGAATTAGGAGCTTCCATAAATCGACTAATCATCCCAACTCTGTACAAGATATTAGATCTTGTACGAGTTAGAATCTCAAACTTCCAacaattatttgaaataaattcgAATTTACCTTCTTACTATCATCAAATCTTATTAACTTTGATCCACACTCTATAGGTGTATTAACAGGATTACAATGCTCTATATGaaattctttcaaaattttttcagCATAAACTTTCTGAGTAATGAAAGTACCTTTATCTCCTTGCTTCACCTTAAAATTTATTGGTTTTGAATCTGTATACAAATACATTAAAGTATTTTTATCTACATCAATTTCTTCAGTTTCAGCATAAATATCTTCTAGGCTTCTCATATGAAGTGCCCTTTTAGCTGAACTTTGAGAAGGCAAAACATTTCGAGCTATTAATAGCGTTCCTGATGGAGTTTGCACATCTGTTGTTGATCCTTAGACTCCTTTTTGGTCGAACTCATCATAGTAAGGAAGGAAATTATAGTCTTCATCTTCAACTTTCCAACCCCAAGAACTATCTTTATCAAATTGAATATCTCTACTGATCACTTTCCTTCCGCTGTTTGGATCATAAAGCTTGTAGCCTTTAGATCTCGTATCATATCCTATAAGCACAAGCTTCTTGCTTTTGTCATCCATTTTGATTCTCATTTCATCAGCAACATGAGTATAAGCAATACTGCCAAATACTTAATTTTGACTTTCTACCGCTACACACCCCTTGAGGGGTAACTTTCAACAAGCTTTTTGTGGGACTTCGATTGGATAAATACATGGCACATGCTGGTCAGACTAacgtggaaccctatggcacaagcctcaaacccacacgcacaagtagatatggaatccaaagatttgataaacccacctcctatgacaTCCCACATTTAGAGAagttgaaacaccaatgatagaaggatttagatgagaatccgataaacgccacaacgaatatttgataagttagccaagattcttggtggaattgatgaaagtaaatcctcattctcactcaaagcaatacatgtcaaaggcatgaaaaagaattttgaaaatttagattcaaagctacctcttacaagtgtttcttatccttatatagtaaggagaaaataaataaaaccttaAGACACTCTTTTTAGGCCTGGCCGAACCACACATAACACCCAAGTCCAATCATacactaaaataatatatcaaactCATAAGTATTCATAAGCCTAAGACAtgacccaacactctaaaacttaaaagataaaatatggcgaGAATACAAGCCAAAACAAAGCCAAAATAaaagcaagtgtttaaataataaaacatagtaagTCCATCATGACAaaactgaatcttcacaaaaatctttcttgatcttcactttaggcttctctttgtgtagttttagcctatatgtttgattagactccctaagcctatgattgtaaGTGTTGTACCAAATCtaccccatatgagttgaagcacaccccaaatgtatatggattatatgaatatgattttgaactccttttagatccatttcaaTTATATAAGTTTGTTctacaccattgttagaaatttgccctattggatccataTCAGGAAAACAAGAGTGTGAATGAGATTGAAAATGGTCTACTGATTTTATTAATCTATTGGTATTTATACATTAAAGTATaactcaaaattcaaatgagatcataaataatttcaaattttaaactttaaacttaaaaatcttaacaaaataatttaaacctAACTTATTGGATTTAGTTTAACAACCATAATCTTAGATTTGCAGACTAAGTCAATTATTCTAGCACTCCTTCTTGACTTAGAAAttgcaaattttaaaatagctcTTCCACCTCTTCCATATGTTGATTTGCAGCAACCTTGACTTGTTGTGATGATTTACACACAATTATGCAATGACCCATTTGATCGCATTTGCTACATTTTGCATATGGTCTctgacagtgcggttgttgagaccggtcaaaaataacctttttaactaccaacaatattaaaactgtagacagtggtgaaagaatcgtatccacagggaattgacacttacTTTCCTCTCTTGTTAGgaccaaataaaataaagtgcaagtgcatgtaaagtaaaaatgggggttttgagattgatttgattatactaataaaaagagcaattaaaaagaaagcagatgGTAAATTAAGAATGAAACAATAATggtgaaagctctagttgaagattcagattcattttagttgatgggattgatcattgactcatatgttcctttgtttgattcaataaattggccatggagattaaagaagcttctcacctccattatctctccttaagattaaatcaattagggaaagtcctccaattaattactaattaacaagttgtcaaagaacgtctttgagccttagacCTTTTAGAACAGTCAatcgcattaagaaatagagagaaccaattctagttacccaaatgtatggagacaacattagatcatgcaatttccttggttgtgcaccaagtgtttttctgtttgaacaattcaagcaattacggactaaaaatcattcaaactaacaatatattaatttgcatcaaagaatcaatgtagatcttaaacaacaaagcaataatgtctcaaagcatgaaatcacaagaatactgaataacaaaagattaacaatgtagtccaagtctctcaatccacaatacaactaaagcttcacttattcttcaactagaataaaaagatttcagccactcatggttgaaacaaaataaccaaaaataaaggtagaagaagagaacaaGAAGCCGAAGGAGGTGGAGGCGCGGCGGtcttgcttgatccggatgggagaaggagaagagtcTCTGAGAGTCTAAAAAATTCCTGGCTGTCAAtgagagtacctttttatagagattaggtgctgccctaggtcttccttgcttcctaattagtgtagaggctgcccataatGCTGCCTatgctcaacttgctgcccaagttgttgcagaagaggaaagaattgGACTGCAAGGCTTTAGAAGGGAGTTGGTGTGCAGAttgctttcagaataggaaagggacGTACCttatgcttgaaaaggaaggaagagtgattcaaggctgccaatagaggaagatggCGTGGCTTGACCTTCAGGAGAGAGGTGTGCGCGCGGATGGCATTGaataggaaggaggcgcgcggatggtGCTCTGCAGAAGAGGCAGGCGCGCAGatgcttctgaataggaagtacGAGTTGTCCAGATTTCCTATTTAGGTGGAGCttcttttgaatcttgaatctggactaaataaaggccaagtgcattgagatctccttcctgaatagagagTGGTGCGCGGATCATGCTGCAGACGGAAGTTGGCAcgcggtcattgaatgcagaagggaatgTGCATctgtccaatctttcctttttaggtggagccttcgtttgaattttgaacgctGAACGCaggagaggcaagtgtgccttcatgagatcttgctgcttAAATTgaaagatatgactgctgcagtgtgtgcacatctttgaacaaggaaagagagatctgcgattcgaatttcaaataatcttctgactgagctttccttatttacttttgcttctgcactttcctcatttgaagactttccttttctaaaaacttgccttatttgaaaacttttctttcttggcacatgttctaaataaggcaggaaagattctgcagttcaaatttcggacagtttgctaactgtgctttctgactctttccttatttggcactttccatatatgaaaactttccttatttggaactttccatatatgaaaactttccttttctggaactttccatatttggcaattttttggcagttttaagagcattttctccagattgtcttttcacacctagtttctgcaaaacatgaataAAACCaccaaattaggtagaaaaagtgcaaataaacatcattaagatcatgataatatggcctaaaatatgctctgtcagTCTCCACCAACACTTGTATTATGGATGATTGGTCTTTTTATAATATGTGCACAGTGGATAATCTCCAttcttgttatttttatttttctttccacTATTATACTTTATTTGAGCCTGCAAAGCTCTTTCAACAATTCCTTCTTACCTCATGAGCCTTCTCTGCTCTCGAGCTTGTAAggcattaattaattataccaAAAAAATACTTGACAAACTTTAGCATTTGCTAAAGAAGATATAGTAGTTTCATACCTCTTAGGAATTGTTATaagtattttttcaataattcttTGATCAGGAAAATCCTTATCTAGCAGCCTCACTTTGTTATCAAGGCTAAGTAGCATGTCGATGTATTCTTTTATTAGTTTAGGCTCTTTCattcttttcatttcaaattctCTGATAAGGTTTAATACCTACATATTCTTTACTCGTTCATCACCTTGATATTCTCCTTTGAAATAGTCCTATATGGCTTTTGCTAAAGTTAGGTTCATGATCCTTGTGAATATGTTGGGAGAAACAATAACATACAAGCAAGCCATGGCTTTAGCCTTTCTTTTCTCCTTgtgaatttttatttgattcattGTTGGATTTGTAGGAAGATTAGGAACTTCACTCTTCTTCAACTGCATCCCAAAGATCATATGCATTAAGATGAACTTTCATTCTCATAGCTCATGTTTGATAGTTGATTCCATCAAACACTAGGGCTATTGACATTGATTGATTTGATTCTATCTCCATTTCTAGAATTAGTTGTAAATTTGAATGTGAATATGAAAATGGTAGTGAATGTGaatctataaattttttaacctCAAAGGTCTCTCAAGAATTatgctttgataccaattgttGGTTTTTTGGGAGGAGAGAAAAACAAGAGTGTGAATGATGTAAGGAAACCGAGAGATCACTGCAATCCAAAAATTATgtagcggaaaaataaaagatctcTATTCCTCTTTCAGAATTCGAGTGCTTCATTTAATTCGATAGGAAGGATAAAGAGACTAACCTTTTAGACTTGACGAAAAAGAAATTATTCCAGACTGATGGTACTGCTTTTGAAATAAACACCTTCAatagtatccacacgaacgtttctgtctggagtgctagctctctgaaCAGATGGATTAGCTATGTGCTCCCAATCTGCAACCCCAAAAATGATTacgtaaaaaaaaatctttctccCCCTATTCAAACGTCTTTTATGTTCACTTGTCTTTctcagtctttttgttttcccaaacttcttttcataaaagagttgtgttcataaccaactatcacaatatcATAGATACTAATATATCTATTTGATAAGtccttttcaaaagaaaatgaaaaatcatttatctgtaacagttacagatagactatagatcttttaaatattattatcttataataacaaataattaatattaataataatatctttattattattaattatactaatagattcttagcccattaatatgacatagcacatcaatgacATTTTTTTGTGTATGACCCAATAGattcacattaattggcaatag
This window harbors:
- the LOC110619717 gene encoding zinc transporter 1; translated protein: MKNPSSIVSLSFPLSLLCLPLLAYSECTCDQDPEENDKTKTIRYKLVAISSILIASALGVTIPICGKKISSLNPEKSFFFLIKAFSAGVILSTGFVHIFPDAYESLTSPCLKEKPWGEFPFSGFVAMVSAVMTMMIDSFATSYYRRLHFEKALPVSGNEEMERKHEGHVHVHTHASHGHAHGSALIADASSTSSHFRHRIVSQVLELGILVHSVIIGISLGVSESINTIKPLIAALTFHQFFEGMGLGGCISQAKFKAQSMVVMVIFYSLTTPIGIGIGMGITQSYNENSPTALIVEGVLNSAAAGILIYMALVDLLAEDFMNPKFQSNFRLQLGASISVLVGMGCMSLLAKWA